The Macaca nemestrina isolate mMacNem1 chromosome 12, mMacNem.hap1, whole genome shotgun sequence genome contains a region encoding:
- the LOC105469514 gene encoding LOW QUALITY PROTEIN: multifunctional methyltransferase subunit TRM112-like protein (The sequence of the model RefSeq protein was modified relative to this genomic sequence to represent the inferred CDS: deleted 1 base in 1 codon), whose product MKLLTHNLLSSHVRGVGSRGFPLRLQATEVRICPVEFNPNFVARMIPKVEWAAFLEAADNLRLIQVPKGPVEGYEENEEFLRTMHHLLLEVEVIEGTLQCPESGRMFPISRGIPNMLLSEEETES is encoded by the exons ATGAAACTGCTCACCCACAATCTGCTGAGCTCGCATGTGCGG GGGGTGGGGTCCCGTGGCTTCCCCCTGCGCCTCCAG GCCACTGAGGTCCGTATCTGCCCTGTGGAGTTCAACCCCAACTTCGTGGCGCGTATGATACCTAAGGTGGAGTGGGCGGCGTTCCTGGAAGCGGCCGATAAT TTGCGCCTGATCCAGGTGCCTAAAGGGCCGGTTGAAGGATATGAGGAGAATGAAGAGTTTCTGAGGACTATGCACCATCTGCTGCTGGAG GTGGAAGTGATAGAGGGCACCCTGCAGTGCCCGGAGTCTGGACGTATGTTCCCCATCAGCCGCGGGATCCCCAACATGCTGCTGAGtgaagaggaaactgagagttGA